A single genomic interval of Chitinophaga sp. 180180018-3 harbors:
- a CDS encoding winged helix-turn-helix domain-containing protein — MFYSRNLLSGKRKYLWGLVLLLLISVTCVTFIMTGSDDFDIARREVLLRKIGDELLTQSGDSKSRVLPVKKIAENEYQISFENELTFQPDSLMNTTRRLLAKDPFASDYVVNVLNCSNSSIAYGYAISNNKRNDIIACRGRVQPKGCYMINIKFKPAAINTAKSGYILGSLSFLAFVGFIFFRSAKPRRILPDDQSTSVVTTGVVTLGSMLFDEKNRKLIINGETIDLTETETRVLHIFASSPNETIERSRLQKEIWEDKGVIVGRSLDMFISKLRKKLESDPNISIVVIRGKGYKLEVSS, encoded by the coding sequence ATGTTTTACAGTCGAAATCTACTTTCCGGAAAACGCAAATACCTGTGGGGATTGGTACTACTCCTGTTGATCTCTGTAACATGCGTGACTTTCATTATGACCGGCAGTGACGACTTTGATATTGCCAGGAGGGAAGTTTTGCTTCGGAAGATAGGAGATGAGCTCCTCACGCAGTCGGGCGACAGTAAATCAAGGGTTCTTCCGGTAAAAAAGATCGCCGAAAATGAATACCAGATCAGCTTTGAGAATGAGCTTACTTTTCAACCGGACTCGCTGATGAATACTACCCGGCGTTTGTTGGCCAAAGACCCCTTCGCAAGTGATTATGTTGTTAATGTGCTGAACTGTAGCAACTCCAGTATAGCCTATGGATACGCTATATCCAACAATAAAAGGAATGATATTATAGCTTGTAGGGGAAGAGTGCAACCCAAAGGATGTTACATGATCAACATTAAATTTAAACCGGCAGCAATAAATACAGCAAAGAGTGGATATATTTTGGGCAGCCTGTCATTTTTAGCATTTGTTGGTTTTATATTTTTTAGGTCTGCCAAACCGCGTCGGATTTTACCTGATGATCAGAGTACTAGTGTAGTCACTACTGGTGTGGTCACTTTAGGCTCAATGTTGTTCGATGAAAAAAATCGTAAGCTCATAATAAATGGAGAGACCATTGATCTCACCGAAACTGAAACCCGTGTGTTGCACATCTTCGCATCTTCTCCTAACGAGACAATAGAGAGAAGCAGGCTACAAAAAGAGATATGGGAAGATAAAGGTGTTATAGTAGGCCGCAGTCTTGATATGTTCATATCAAAACTCAGAAAAAAACTGGAATCTGATCCCAATATTTCCATTGTTGTTATTCGTGGCAAAGGATATAAGCTTGAAGTTAGCTCTTAA